A genomic stretch from Theobroma cacao cultivar B97-61/B2 chromosome 4, Criollo_cocoa_genome_V2, whole genome shotgun sequence includes:
- the LOC18600912 gene encoding uncharacterized protein LOC18600912 yields MGKWSKRFIFLFLCLSICLQIPSVFSSASPLQENQGHKESAAARTFKQKQGNAHVVHCSRERSRAAWKIIEEYLMPFVEKERYKISSGCRLHPDNDLYRDQEQHKLHVDINEWQCGYCNKNFYEEKYLDKHFDNRHFDLLNVSQSRCLADLCGALHCDLVMDSAPRKTKCNPAASERNKHLCESLADSCFPVSNGPLSGRLHEFFLRQFCDAHTCTGGPKPFSKGSKKRTNILYISISILTLMLLPLFYIFVYLYQRGIKRGSQELKRISLSGRKKKPV; encoded by the exons atgggaaagtggtcaaaacggttcattttcttgtttctatGCTTATCAATCTGTCTTCAAATCCCATCAGTTTTTTCCTCTGCTTCCCCTCTTCAAGAAAACCAG GGTCACAAAGAATCTGCAGCTGCAAG aaCCTTTAAGCAAAAGCAGGGGAATGCTCATGTTGTACATTGTTCAAGAGAAAGGAGTAGGGCAGCATGGAAAATAATTGAGGAG TATCTGATGCCCTTTGTGGAGAAAGAGCGATACAAAATTTCAAGTGGATGTAGGCTTCACCCTGACAATGATTTGTACAGAGATCAGGAGCAGCACAAGCTCCATGTAGATATAAATGAATGGCAATGTGGCTACTGTAATAAGAATTTCTATGAAGAGAAGTATCTGGATAAGCATTTTGACAACAGGCATTTCGATTTGCTGAATGTG AGTCAGAGCAGGTGTCTAGCTGACCTGTGTGGTGCATTGCATTGTGACCTTGTCATGGATTCCGCACCCCGTAAGACTAAGTGCAATCCTGCAGCATCTGAAAGGAATAAACATCTGTGTGAG AGTCTTGCTGATAGTTGTTTTCCAGTCAGCAATGGTCCTCTGTCAGGCCGTCTTCATG AATTCTTCTTACGACAATTCTGTGATGCCCACACGTGCACCGGAGGTCCAAAGCCTTTCTCTAAAGGGTCCAAG AAGCGTACAAATATTCTTTACATTTCTATATCCATTTTGACTTTGATGCTGCTGCCGCTTTTCTACATTTTTGTTTACTTGTACCAAAG GGGAATAAAAAGGGGCTCGCAAGAGCTAAAACGCATCTCACTAAGTGGACGAAAGAAAAAACCAGTTTAG
- the LOC18600910 gene encoding transcription factor SCREAM2 isoform X1: MVSREHKRAALHEKLQLLRSITNSHALNKTSIIVDASKYIEELKQKVERLNEDIAAAQTSNHQNPLPVQVTVETLEKGFLINVFSEKSCPGLLVSILEAFEELGLNVLEARVSCTDSFRLQAVGGENEEQSETIDAQVVKQAVLQAIRNWSESTDQQE; this comes from the exons ATGGTTTCTAGGGAGCACAAGAGAGCAGCACTGCATGAGAAGCTGCAACTTCTTCGTTCCATTACTAACTCTCATGCT CTGAACAAAACATCAATCATAGTAGATGCATCGAAGTACATTGAAGAGCTAAAACAGAAAGTAGAAAGACTGAATGAAGATATAGCAGCTGCacaaacttcaaatcatcaaaatccATTGCCTGTG CAGGTCACAGTAGAAACCCTAGAGAAGGGATTTCTGATAAATGTATTCTCAGAAAAGAGCTGCCCTGGTCTGCTTGTTTCTATCCTGGAAGCCTTTGAAGAACTGGGTCTCAATGTGCTGGAAGCTAGGGTTTCTTGCACTGACAGTTTTAGATTACAAGCAGTTGGAGGAGAA aatgaagaacaaagtgaAACCATTGATGCACAAGTGGTGAAACAGGCAGTGTTGCAAGCTATTAGGAATTGGAGTGAAAGTACTGATCAACAGGAGTAA
- the LOC18600913 gene encoding uncharacterized protein LOC18600913 encodes MAKFLAFMMLLSFWGSFISGQNPGLEAPYRIHTLFSVECQNYFDWQTVGFMHSFKKAQQPGPVTRLLSCTEEEKKKYRGMDLAPTLEVPSMSRHPKTGDWYPAINKPAGIVHWLKHSKDAQNVDWVVILDADMILRGPIIPWELGAEKGWPVSAYYGYLVGCDNILAKLHTKHPELCDKVGGLLAMHIEDLRVLAPLWLSKTEEVREDRAHWATNITGDIYGKGWISEMYGYSFGAAEAGLRHKINDDLMIYPGYTPRPGVEPILLHYGLPIRVGNWSFSKLDHHEDSIVYDCGRLFPEPPYPREVKSMESDPNKRRGLFLSIECINTMNEGLLIHHARHGCLKPKWSKYLSFLKSKTFAELTQPKLLTPSRVQTEVAEEEKGIDEPIRPYPKIHTLFSTECTPYFDWQTVGLMHSFRLSGQPGNITRLLSCTDDDLKQYKGHDLAPTHYVPSMSRHPLTGDWYPAINKPAAVVHWLNHVNTDAEYIVILDADMILRGPITPWEFKAARGRPVSTPYEYLIGCDNELAKLHTRHPEACDKVGGVIIMHIDDLREFALLWLLKTEEVRADKAHYATNITGDIYESGWISEMYGYSFGAAELKLRHHISSKILLYPGYVPEPGVKYRVFHYGLEFKVGNWSFDKANWRDTDVVNRCWATFPDPPDPSTVEQTYENLRQRDLLSIECAKTLNEALLLHHKRRNCPDPTALSTPDLDTTKDITNSRKFGTFAGNDDIKSNPVPRNHSQESSLPRVRDGLFSTLRFWIILLWVFSGLGFMLVMLVVFSGYKGKGSSKGKSNKNRRRSYTGFLNMNERSRKSEVSL; translated from the exons ATGGCCAAATTCTTAGCTTTCATGATGCTGCTGAGTTTCTGGGGTAGCTTCATTTCGGGTCAAAACCCGGGTCTTGAGGCTCCATATAGGATCCACACTCTGTTCTCTGTGGAATGCCAGAACTACTTTGATTGGCAAACGGTTGGATTCATGCACAGCTTCAAGAAGGCCCAGCAACCAGGGCCAGTGACCCGGTTATTGAGCTGTACggaggaggagaagaagaaatataGAGGGATGGATTTGGCTCCTACTCTCGAAGTTCCCTCTATGAGTAGACATCCAAAAACTGGTGACTG GTACCCTGCAATTAACAAACCTGCTGGAATTGTCCACTGGCTAAAACATAGTAAAGATGCACAGAATGTTGACTGGGTTGTGATTTTGGATGCTGACATGATCCTCCGAGGTCCAATTATACCTTGGGAACTTGGGGCAGAGAAAGGCTGGCCTGTTTCTGCTTATTATGG GTACTTGGTAGGATGCGATAACATTCTGGCTAAATTGCACACAAAGCACCCAGAACTTTGTGACAAGGTTGGTGGGCTTTTAGCCATGCACATAGAAGATCTTCGAGTTCTGGCACCTTTGTGGCTTTCCAAGACTGAAGAAGTACGAGAAGATAGGGCTCACTGGGCAACAAATATAACTGGTGACATCTATGGGAAAGGCTGGATTAGTGAGATGTATGGTTACTCATTTGGTGCAGCAGAA GCTGGACTTAGGCACAAGATTAATGATGACTTGATGATCTACCCAGGCTATACTCCACGTCCAGGTGTTGAGCCTATTCTTCTTCATTATGGCTTGCCAATTAGAGTGGGAAACTGGTCTTTCAGTAAATTAGATCACCATGAGGATAGTATTGTTTATGACTGCGGGCGACTCTTTCCTGAACCTCCTTATCCTAGAGAA GTGAAATCAATGGAATCTGATCCAAATAAAAGGCGTGGCCTATTTTTGAGTATAGAGTGTATCAATACTATGAATGAGGGTCTTCTTATACATCATGCCAGACATGGATGCCTGAAGCCAAAGTGGTCAAAATATCTAAGctttttgaaaagcaaaacTTTCGCGGAACTAACTCAGCCAAAGCTTCTTACTCCTAGTAGGGTACAAACTGAGGTGGCCGAGGAGGAGAAAGGAATTGATGAACCCATAAGACCATATCCAAAAATTCACACCCTATTTTCTACAGAATGTACTCCTTATTTTGATTGGCAGACTGTAGGACTCATGCACAGTTTCCGCCTCAGTGGCCAGCCTGGAAATATCACACGTCTCCTCAGCTGTACAGATGATGACTTAAAGCAATACAAAGGCCATGATCTGGCACCCACCCATTATGTACCTTCGATGAGCCGCCATCCACTAACAGGCGACTG GTATCCGGCAATTAACAAGCCAGCTGCTGTTGTTCATTGGCTCAATCATGTAAACACTGATGCAGAGTACATAGTTATTCTTGATGCTGACATGATCTTGAGAGGACCAATTACACCATGGGAGTTCAAAGCGGCACGTGGCCGACCAGTTTCAACCCCTTATGA ATACCTTATTGGCTGTGACAATGAGCTTGCAAAACTTCATACTCGCCATCCTGAGGCTTGCGACAAAGTTGGAGGTGTTATTATCATGCATATTGATGATCTCCGGGAATTTGCACTGCTATGGTTGCTTAAAACGGAGGAGGTCCGAGCAGACAAAGCTCATTATGCAACAAACATCACTGGAGATATATATGAATCTGGGTGGATCAGTGAAATGTACGGTTATTCATTTGGTGCGGCGGAG TTGAAGTTACGGCACCATATAAGCAGCAAGATATTACTATACCCTGGATATGTTCCTGAACCTGGTGTCAAGTACAGAGTTTTCCACTATGGTTTGGAATTTAAAGTTGGGAATTGGAGCTTTGATAAGGCGAACTGGAGAGATACTGATGTGGTGAATAGATGTTGGGCTACATTTCCAGACCCACCTGATCCTTCGACAGTTGAACAAACTTATGAGAACTTACGTCAGCGAGACCTGCTTAGCATTGAATGTGCAAAAACACTGAATGAAGCATTGCTTTTGCATCACAAGAGAAGAAACTGCCCTGACCCTACTGCCTTATCCACTCCAGACTTGGATACAACAAAGGATATCACAAATTCAAGGAAATTTGGTACGTTTGCTGGGAATGATGATATAAAAAGCAATCCAGTTCCCAGAAATCACTCGCAGGAATCATCTCTACCTAGAGTCAGAGATGGACTCTTTAGTACTTTAAGGTTCTGGATCATTCTATTATGGGTGTTTTCTGGCTTGGGTTTTATGTTAGTCATGTTAGTGGTGTTTTCTGGTTATAAAGGTAAGGGATCATCAAAAGGTAAAAGTAACAAAAACAGGAGAAGATCTTATACAGGGTTCTTAAATATGAACGAGCGCAGTCGCAAGTCTGAGGTATCTTTGTAA
- the LOC18600910 gene encoding uncharacterized protein LOC18600910 isoform X2, whose amino-acid sequence MVSREHKRAALHEKLQLLRSITNSHALNKTSIIVDASKYIEELKQKVERLNEDIAAAQTSNHQNPLPVVTVETLEKGFLINVFSEKSCPGLLVSILEAFEELGLNVLEARVSCTDSFRLQAVGGENEEQSETIDAQVVKQAVLQAIRNWSESTDQQE is encoded by the exons ATGGTTTCTAGGGAGCACAAGAGAGCAGCACTGCATGAGAAGCTGCAACTTCTTCGTTCCATTACTAACTCTCATGCT CTGAACAAAACATCAATCATAGTAGATGCATCGAAGTACATTGAAGAGCTAAAACAGAAAGTAGAAAGACTGAATGAAGATATAGCAGCTGCacaaacttcaaatcatcaaaatccATTGCCTGTG GTCACAGTAGAAACCCTAGAGAAGGGATTTCTGATAAATGTATTCTCAGAAAAGAGCTGCCCTGGTCTGCTTGTTTCTATCCTGGAAGCCTTTGAAGAACTGGGTCTCAATGTGCTGGAAGCTAGGGTTTCTTGCACTGACAGTTTTAGATTACAAGCAGTTGGAGGAGAA aatgaagaacaaagtgaAACCATTGATGCACAAGTGGTGAAACAGGCAGTGTTGCAAGCTATTAGGAATTGGAGTGAAAGTACTGATCAACAGGAGTAA
- the LOC18600911 gene encoding alpha-soluble NSF attachment protein 2, whose product MGDQLARGEDFEKKAEKKLNSWGLFGSKYEDAADLFDKAANCFKLAKSWDKAGSTYVKLSNCHLKLESKHEAAQAYVDAAHCYKKTATKEAISCLQQAVHMFCDIGRLSMAARYYKEIAELYESEQNIEQAIDYYEKAADFFQNEEVSTSANQCKQKVAQFAAQIEQYQKAIEIYEEIARQSLTNNLLKYGVKGHLLNAGICQLCKGDVVAITNALERYQELDPTFSGTRECKLLADIASAIDEEDVTKFTDVVKEFDSMTPLDSWKTTLLLRVKEKLKAKELEEDDLT is encoded by the exons ATGGGAGATCAATTAGCGAGAGGAGAAGATTTCGAGAAAAAGGCAGAGAAGAAGCTAAACAGCTGGGGATTGTTTGGCTCCAAATATGAGGACGCCGCCGATCTCTTTGATAAAGCTGCCAATTGCTTCAAGCTCGCCAAATCAT GGGACAAAGCTGGATCAACTTATGTAAAGTTGTCAAATTGTCACTTGAAA TTAGAAAGCAAACATGAAGCTGCTCAAGCTTATGTTGATGCTGCTCATTGCTATAAGAAAACAGCTACAAAGG AGGCTATATCTTGTTTGCAGCAGGCAGTACATATGTTTTGTGATATTGGAAGGCTCAGCATGGCTGCAAGATATTATAAG GAAATTGCTGAATTATATGAGTCTGAGCAGAACATTGAGCAGGCCATTGATTACTACGAAAAGGCAGCTGATTTCTTCCAAAATGAAGAAGTATCTACTTCTGCCAATCAGTGCAAGCAGAAAGTTGCACAATTTGCTGCTCAGATAGAACA ATACCAGAAAGCCATTGAGATCTATGAAGAGATAGCACGTCAGTCACTTACCAATAACTTGCTGAAGTATGGAGTTAAAGGACATCTTCTTAATGCTGGCATCTGTCAACTCTGTAAAGGTGATGTTGTTGCAATCACCAATGCATTAGAGCGATATCAG GAACTGGATCCAACTTTTTCTGGAACAAGAGAGTGTAAATTATTAGCT GACATTGCTTCTGCCATTGATGAGGAAGATGTCACGAAGTTTACAGATGTTGTCAAGGAATTTGATAGCATGACCCCATTG GATTCTTGGAAGACAACCCTTCTACTTCGGGTGAAGGAAAAGCTGAAGGCTAAGGAACTGGAGGAAGATGATCTTACCTAA
- the LOC18600909 gene encoding histidine-containing phosphotransfer protein 1 codes for MLSMLPRTHSITLELQLVKALWHGQFLPLQQLQDESNPDFVVEVVFRFFYDSKKLLNGLTIAFIAAQRVKNACIAFCNFFEEQNIATCLRCLQQVKQEYYLVNFRYFFSMAYNNTFSFMLYLFDILRYYVFMTIFNCMNLILNFGF; via the exons ATGTTGAGTATGTTGCCAAGAACCCACTCTATAACCCTGGAACTTCAATTAG TCAAAGCTCTTTGGCATGGTCAGTTTTTACCACTTCAGCAGCTTCAAGATGAGAGCAACCCAGATTTTGTTGTTGAAGTTGTTTTTCGCTTCTTTTATGATTCTAAAAAACTGCTCAATGGTCTCACCATAGCTTT CATTGCTGCACAGAGAGTTAAAAATGCTTGCATTGCTTTTTGCAACTTCTTTGAGGAGCAGAACATTGCAAC GTGCTTGAGATGTCTTCAACAAGTGAAACAAGAGTATTACCTTGTGAATTTTAGATACTTTTTTAGTATGGCATACAATAACACATTTAGCTTTATGCTATATTTGTTTGACATTTTGAGATATTATGTGTTTATGACAATTTTTAATTGCATGaacttaattttgaattttggattttaa
- the LOC18600914 gene encoding protein WVD2-like 7 isoform X2, giving the protein MGESACLMQPFSYTAGIPNEAKEGNPVHGLGQSISFGRFMSESLAWEKWSTFSHNKYVEEAERYSRPGSVAQKKAFFEAHYKSLAARKAAALLEQANAAANSAKESEVEGGVHDITTQGSEMTNSNSQIPDLDQEVKAPSTKAGSIHDGKENNSDFVKFESGKVEGDDSVAEHHVLLENCMKNESIERKASVDKVVIRDVELRETTQVEKCVKVDQPRQLREIIESELSEGTQMEKPLLKSFNTSQDEFEVTSKKKPTHSSSKVSAYARTSKVPSSPAKFTAPTRPNKGNNLTPMAKKSAMDISDRKRSTPKPSHKSINFTPATEFSKITSTIIQKIDGSRIASNSKASKECATPLRTPNTASTSGRPKQPSATPWSENRSARTPFNSSASVSKTARGKWNFLPTENKSQSPGIFASFSLRTEERAARRKQRLEEKFNVSQEQKVQQQTTLKEKAETELKKLRQSFCFKARPLPDFYKERRTPKDQMQKVPLTQPESPALGRKSTPSKAGTAQSKNSLPHQKSLIKNTCFKQVPEKKNQVSVRSLTTRVPAPAHGNTTPNIQHT; this is encoded by the exons ATGGGAGAATCAGCTTGTCTCATGCAACCATTTTCTTATACTGCTGGGATTCCAAATGAAGCCAAGGAG GGGAACCCAGTTCACGGTCTTGGACAGTCAATATCTTTTGGTCGATTTATGTCTGAGTCCTTGGCTTGGGAGAAATGGTCAACATTTTCTCATAACAAATATGTGGAAGAGGCTGAGAGATACTCTAGGCCTGGATCAGTTGCACAGAAGAAAGCTTTCTTTGAAGCTCATTACAAGTCACTTGCGGCTAGGAAAGCAGCAGCCTTGCTTGAGCAAGCTAATGCAGCAGCAAACAGTGCTAAAGAAAGTGAAGTTGAAGGTGGGGTTCATGATATTACAACCCAAGGTTCAGAAATGACGAACTCAAACTCCCAAATACCAGACCTTGACCAAGAAGTCAAGGCACCAAGCACAAAAGCTGGTTCTATTCATGATGGTAAAGAGAATAATTCAGATTTTGTCAAGTTTGAAAGCGGCAAGGTGGAAGGAGATGATTCAGTCGCTGAACACCATGTTCTTTTGGAAAATTGTATGAAGAATGAATCTATCGAAAGGAAAGCGAGTGTTGATAAGGTTGTAATTAGAGATGTGGAGCTTAGAGAAACAACCCAAGTGGAGAAGTGTGTGAAAGTTGACCAGCCAAGACAGCTTAGGGAGATTATAGAATCGGAGCTCAGTGAAGGAACCCAGATGGAGAAACCTCTACTTAAG AGTTTCAATACCAGTCAAGATGAATTTGAGGTGACAAGCAAGAAGAAACCAACACATTCTTCCTCCAAGGTGTCAGCTTATGCTAGAACATCCAAAGTGCCATCTTCACCTGCTAAATTCACAGCTCCCACTCGTCCCAACAAGGGAAATAATCTCACTCCAATGGCCAAGAAGTCTGCTATGGACATTTCAGATAGAAAGAGATCAACTCCAAAACCAAGCCACAAGTCTATCAATTTCACCCCTGCCACAGAATTCAGTAAAATAACTTCCACAATTATCCAGAAGATCGATGGTTCAAGAATTGCTTCAAATTCTAAAGCATCTAAAGAATGTGCAACACCTTTAAGGACTCCAAACACG GCTTCTACGAGTGGAAGACCAAAACAACCCTCAGCTACCCCTTGGTCCGAAAACAGAAG TGCTAGAACACCCTTTAACTCCTCAGCCAGTGTGAGCAAAACAGCTCGCGGGAAATGGAACTTTCTTCCTACAGA AAACAAATCGCAGTCCCCTGGTATATTTGCATCTTTCAGTTTGAGGACTGAAGAGAGAGCTGCAAGAAGAAAACAG AGGCTTGAAGAGAAATTCAATGTTAGTCAGGAACAAAAAGTGCAGCAGCAAACAACACTCAAG GAAAAAGCAGAAACAGAACTCAAGAAACTACGTCAAAGCTTTTGCTTCAAGGCTAGACCATTGCCagatttttataaagaaagaagaacACCAAAAGATCAAATGCAAAAG GTTCCATTGACACAACCAGAATCACCTGCCCTGGGAAGAAAATCCACTCCCAGCAAGGCAGGCACTGCCCAAAGCAAAAACTCTCTTCCTCATCAGAAGTCTTTGATTAAGAACACTTGCTTCAAGCAGGtcccagaaaagaaaaatcaagttTCAGTTCGTTCTCTCACTACACGAGTTCCAGCGCCTGCTCATGGGAATACAACTCCAAATATCCAGCATACTTAA
- the LOC18600914 gene encoding protein WVD2-like 7 isoform X1, whose amino-acid sequence MGESACLMQPFSYTAGIPNEAKEGNPVHGLGQSISFGRFMSESLAWEKWSTFSHNKYVEEAERYSRPGSVAQKKAFFEAHYKSLAARKAAALLEQANAAANSAKESEVEGGVHDITTQGSEMTNSNSQIPDLDQEVKAPSTKAGSIHDGKENNSDFVKFESGKVEGDDSVAEHHVLLENCMKNESIERKASVDKVVIRDVELRETTQVEKCVKVDQPRQLREIIESELSEGTQMEKPLLKSFNTSQDEFEVTSKKKPTHSSSKVSAYARTSKVPSSPAKFTAPTRPNKGNNLTPMAKKSAMDISDRKRSTPKPSHKSINFTPATEFSKITSTIIQKIDGSRIASNSKASKECATPLRTPNTASTSGRPKQPSATPWSENRSARTPFNSSASVSKTARGKWNFLPTDCSKFLSACRNKSQSPGIFASFSLRTEERAARRKQRLEEKFNVSQEQKVQQQTTLKEKAETELKKLRQSFCFKARPLPDFYKERRTPKDQMQKVPLTQPESPALGRKSTPSKAGTAQSKNSLPHQKSLIKNTCFKQVPEKKNQVSVRSLTTRVPAPAHGNTTPNIQHT is encoded by the exons ATGGGAGAATCAGCTTGTCTCATGCAACCATTTTCTTATACTGCTGGGATTCCAAATGAAGCCAAGGAG GGGAACCCAGTTCACGGTCTTGGACAGTCAATATCTTTTGGTCGATTTATGTCTGAGTCCTTGGCTTGGGAGAAATGGTCAACATTTTCTCATAACAAATATGTGGAAGAGGCTGAGAGATACTCTAGGCCTGGATCAGTTGCACAGAAGAAAGCTTTCTTTGAAGCTCATTACAAGTCACTTGCGGCTAGGAAAGCAGCAGCCTTGCTTGAGCAAGCTAATGCAGCAGCAAACAGTGCTAAAGAAAGTGAAGTTGAAGGTGGGGTTCATGATATTACAACCCAAGGTTCAGAAATGACGAACTCAAACTCCCAAATACCAGACCTTGACCAAGAAGTCAAGGCACCAAGCACAAAAGCTGGTTCTATTCATGATGGTAAAGAGAATAATTCAGATTTTGTCAAGTTTGAAAGCGGCAAGGTGGAAGGAGATGATTCAGTCGCTGAACACCATGTTCTTTTGGAAAATTGTATGAAGAATGAATCTATCGAAAGGAAAGCGAGTGTTGATAAGGTTGTAATTAGAGATGTGGAGCTTAGAGAAACAACCCAAGTGGAGAAGTGTGTGAAAGTTGACCAGCCAAGACAGCTTAGGGAGATTATAGAATCGGAGCTCAGTGAAGGAACCCAGATGGAGAAACCTCTACTTAAG AGTTTCAATACCAGTCAAGATGAATTTGAGGTGACAAGCAAGAAGAAACCAACACATTCTTCCTCCAAGGTGTCAGCTTATGCTAGAACATCCAAAGTGCCATCTTCACCTGCTAAATTCACAGCTCCCACTCGTCCCAACAAGGGAAATAATCTCACTCCAATGGCCAAGAAGTCTGCTATGGACATTTCAGATAGAAAGAGATCAACTCCAAAACCAAGCCACAAGTCTATCAATTTCACCCCTGCCACAGAATTCAGTAAAATAACTTCCACAATTATCCAGAAGATCGATGGTTCAAGAATTGCTTCAAATTCTAAAGCATCTAAAGAATGTGCAACACCTTTAAGGACTCCAAACACG GCTTCTACGAGTGGAAGACCAAAACAACCCTCAGCTACCCCTTGGTCCGAAAACAGAAG TGCTAGAACACCCTTTAACTCCTCAGCCAGTGTGAGCAAAACAGCTCGCGGGAAATGGAACTTTCTTCCTACAGA TTGTTCAAAGTTTTTGAGTGCCTGCAGAAACAAATCGCAGTCCCCTGGTATATTTGCATCTTTCAGTTTGAGGACTGAAGAGAGAGCTGCAAGAAGAAAACAG AGGCTTGAAGAGAAATTCAATGTTAGTCAGGAACAAAAAGTGCAGCAGCAAACAACACTCAAG GAAAAAGCAGAAACAGAACTCAAGAAACTACGTCAAAGCTTTTGCTTCAAGGCTAGACCATTGCCagatttttataaagaaagaagaacACCAAAAGATCAAATGCAAAAG GTTCCATTGACACAACCAGAATCACCTGCCCTGGGAAGAAAATCCACTCCCAGCAAGGCAGGCACTGCCCAAAGCAAAAACTCTCTTCCTCATCAGAAGTCTTTGATTAAGAACACTTGCTTCAAGCAGGtcccagaaaagaaaaatcaagttTCAGTTCGTTCTCTCACTACACGAGTTCCAGCGCCTGCTCATGGGAATACAACTCCAAATATCCAGCATACTTAA